From a region of the Anomalospiza imberbis isolate Cuckoo-Finch-1a 21T00152 chromosome 3, ASM3175350v1, whole genome shotgun sequence genome:
- the NEK2 gene encoding serine/threonine-protein kinase Nek2 isoform X1, translated as MPGRPDDYEVLITIGAGSYGKCRKVRRKADGKILVWKELDYGAMTESEKQMLVSEVNLLRELRHPNIVRYYDRIIDRSSTTLYIVMEYCDGGDLASLIAKCAKERHFLDESFVLRVLTQLTLALKECHRRSDGAVTVHRDLKPANVFLDGKQNVKLGDFGLARILHHDTSFATTFVGTPYYMSPEQMNYLSYNEKSDIWSLGCIVYELCALSPPFTAFNQKELSEKIREGRVRRIPYRYSDELNDLLKEMLNVKDYCRPSVEDILRHPLIEDVVTEEQKQNSDRRGLRPWELERLQFSDAAVNELKRKEQQLQEREQAIKEREQRLEQRERELCVRERLAEDKLARAESLLKRCNLQKQQREVTCAEGPDMPIRAEKDTSKMPLENNALLLPLSTTKKISHSDGSEEKAVPHNMENYFLSKGKNSDLKRRLYAANLRAQALAELEKNYQLKSRQILGMR; from the exons ATGCCCGGCCGCCCCGACGACTACGAGGTGCTGATCACCATCGGCGCCGGCTCCTACGGGAAGTGCCGCAAGGTGCGCCGCAAGGCCGACGGCAAG ATCTTGGTATGGAAGGAACTGGACTATGGCGCGATGACGGAGTCGGAGAAGCAGATGCTCGTGTCGGAGGTGAACTTGCTGAGGGAGCTGCGGCACCCGAACATCGTGCGCTACTACGATCGCATCATCGACAGGAGCAGCACCACCCTGTACATCGTCATGGAGTACTGCGACGGGGGCGACCTGGCCAGCTTGATCGCCAAGTGCGCGAAAGAAAG GCACTTCTTGGATGAAAGCTTTGTTCTCAGAGTGTTGACTCAATTAACGTTGGCCTTGAAGGAGTGTCACAGACGGAGCGATGGTGCAGTCACTGTGCACCGAGACCTGAAACCAGCAAATGTCTTTCTAGATGGCAAACAGAATGTGAAACTTGGAGACTTTGGACTGGCTAGGATATTGCACCATGATACCAGCTTTGCCACAACGTTTGTTGGCACTCCATACTACATGTCTCCA GAACAAATGAACTACTTGTCATACAATGAAAAATCTGACATCTGGTCGCTAGGATGTATTGTGTATGAATTATGTGCTCTCTC gccTCCATTTACAGCTTTCAACCAAAAAGAGCTGTCAGAAAAGATAAGGGAAGGGAGGGTCAGGCGAATACCATATCGTTACTCAGATGAGCTGAATGACCTTCTCAAGGAGATGCTGAATGTAAAG GATTACTGCCGACCTTCTGTTGAAGATATTCTGCGGCACCCCTTAATAGAAGATGTGGTGACAGAAGAACAGAAACAGAATTCTGATAGAAGAGGCTTGAGACCATGGGAGCTAGAAAGGCTGCAATTCTCAGATGCTGCAGTGAATGAGCTGAAACGGAAGGAGCAACAATTACAGGAGCGAGAGCAAGCCATTAAGGAGAGAGAACAACGTCTGGAGC AGAGAGAACGGGAACTCTGTGTTCGGGAGAGACTGGCAGAGGACAAACTTGCTAG AGCTGAAAGCCTGCTGAAGAGGTGCAATCTCCAGAAGCAACAGCGGGAGGTAACGTGCGCGGAAGGTCCAG acatGCCTATCAGAGCAGAAAAGGACACAAGTAAAATGCCCCTAGAAA ATAATGCACTCCTGCTTCCCCTTTCTACAACCAAGAAGATCTCACACTCTGATGGAAGTGAAGAGAAAGCTGTACCTCATAATATGGAAAACTATTtcctttccaaagggaaaaactCTGATCTCAAACGGCGTCTATATGCTGCAAATCTACGGGCTCAAGCACTGGCTGAACTGGAAAAAAACTATCAACTAAAGAGCAGACAAATCTTGGGCATGCGTTGA
- the NEK2 gene encoding serine/threonine-protein kinase Nek2 isoform X2 — MPGRPDDYEVLITIGAGSYGKCRKVRRKADGKILVWKELDYGAMTESEKQMLVSEVNLLRELRHPNIVRYYDRIIDRSSTTLYIVMEYCDGGDLASLIAKCAKERHFLDESFVLRVLTQLTLALKECHRRSDGAVTVHRDLKPANVFLDGKQNVKLGDFGLARILHHDTSFATTFVGTPYYMSPEQMNYLSYNEKSDIWSLGCIVYELCALSPPFTAFNQKELSEKIREGRVRRIPYRYSDELNDLLKEMLNVKDYCRPSVEDILRHPLIEDVVTEEQKQNSDRRGLRPWELERLQFSDAAVNELKRKEQQLQEREQAIKEREQRLEQRERELCVRERLAEDKLARAESLLKRCNLQKQQREVTCAEGPDNALLLPLSTTKKISHSDGSEEKAVPHNMENYFLSKGKNSDLKRRLYAANLRAQALAELEKNYQLKSRQILGMR, encoded by the exons ATGCCCGGCCGCCCCGACGACTACGAGGTGCTGATCACCATCGGCGCCGGCTCCTACGGGAAGTGCCGCAAGGTGCGCCGCAAGGCCGACGGCAAG ATCTTGGTATGGAAGGAACTGGACTATGGCGCGATGACGGAGTCGGAGAAGCAGATGCTCGTGTCGGAGGTGAACTTGCTGAGGGAGCTGCGGCACCCGAACATCGTGCGCTACTACGATCGCATCATCGACAGGAGCAGCACCACCCTGTACATCGTCATGGAGTACTGCGACGGGGGCGACCTGGCCAGCTTGATCGCCAAGTGCGCGAAAGAAAG GCACTTCTTGGATGAAAGCTTTGTTCTCAGAGTGTTGACTCAATTAACGTTGGCCTTGAAGGAGTGTCACAGACGGAGCGATGGTGCAGTCACTGTGCACCGAGACCTGAAACCAGCAAATGTCTTTCTAGATGGCAAACAGAATGTGAAACTTGGAGACTTTGGACTGGCTAGGATATTGCACCATGATACCAGCTTTGCCACAACGTTTGTTGGCACTCCATACTACATGTCTCCA GAACAAATGAACTACTTGTCATACAATGAAAAATCTGACATCTGGTCGCTAGGATGTATTGTGTATGAATTATGTGCTCTCTC gccTCCATTTACAGCTTTCAACCAAAAAGAGCTGTCAGAAAAGATAAGGGAAGGGAGGGTCAGGCGAATACCATATCGTTACTCAGATGAGCTGAATGACCTTCTCAAGGAGATGCTGAATGTAAAG GATTACTGCCGACCTTCTGTTGAAGATATTCTGCGGCACCCCTTAATAGAAGATGTGGTGACAGAAGAACAGAAACAGAATTCTGATAGAAGAGGCTTGAGACCATGGGAGCTAGAAAGGCTGCAATTCTCAGATGCTGCAGTGAATGAGCTGAAACGGAAGGAGCAACAATTACAGGAGCGAGAGCAAGCCATTAAGGAGAGAGAACAACGTCTGGAGC AGAGAGAACGGGAACTCTGTGTTCGGGAGAGACTGGCAGAGGACAAACTTGCTAG AGCTGAAAGCCTGCTGAAGAGGTGCAATCTCCAGAAGCAACAGCGGGAGGTAACGTGCGCGGAAGGTCCAG ATAATGCACTCCTGCTTCCCCTTTCTACAACCAAGAAGATCTCACACTCTGATGGAAGTGAAGAGAAAGCTGTACCTCATAATATGGAAAACTATTtcctttccaaagggaaaaactCTGATCTCAAACGGCGTCTATATGCTGCAAATCTACGGGCTCAAGCACTGGCTGAACTGGAAAAAAACTATCAACTAAAGAGCAGACAAATCTTGGGCATGCGTTGA